One Palaemon carinicauda isolate YSFRI2023 unplaced genomic scaffold, ASM3689809v2 scaffold29, whole genome shotgun sequence DNA segment encodes these proteins:
- the LOC137636406 gene encoding hepatitis A virus cellular receptor 1-like yields MPTTMKEQTTMPITMKEQSTMPITMKEQTTMPITMKDQTTMPITMKEQTTMPITMKEQTTMPITMNEPTIMPITMKEQTTMPITMKEQTTMPITIKKQTTMPITMKEETTMPITMKEQTTMPITMREQTIMPITMKEQTTMPITMKEHTIMPITMKEETTMPITMKEQTTMPITMKEQTTMPLTINEHNIMPITMKEETTMPITMKEQTTIPITMKEQTTMPITMKEETTMPITMAEETSMPITIKEQTTMPITLKE; encoded by the coding sequence ATGCCTACAACCATGAAAGAACAGACTACCATGCCTATAACCATGAAAGAACAGAGTACCATGCCTATAACAATGAAAGAACAGACTACCATGCCTATAACAATGAAAGACCAGACTACCATGCCTATAACCATGAAAGAACAGACTACCATGCCTATAACAATGAAAGAACAGACTACCATGCCTATAACCATGAATGAACCTACTATCATGCCTATAACCATGAAAGAACAGACTACCATGCCTATAACAATGAAGGAACAGACTACAATGcctataacaataaaaaaacagacTACCATGCCTATAACCATGAAAGAAGAGACTACCATGCCTATAACAATGAAAGAACAGACTACCATGCCTATAACCATGAGAGAACAGACTATCATGCCTATAACCATGAAAGAACAGACTACCATGCCTATAACCATGAAAGAACATACTATCATGCCAATAACCATGAAAGAAGAGACTACCATGCCTATAACCATGAAAGAACAGACTACCATGCCTATAACCATGAAAGAACAGACTACCATGCCCTTAACCATAAATGAACATAATATCATGCCTATAACCATGAAAGAAGAGACTACCATGCCTATAACAATGAAAGAACAGACTACCATACCTATAACCATGAAAGAACAGACTACCATGCCAATAACCATGAAAGAAGAGACTACCATGCCTATAACCATGGCAGAAGAGACTTCCATGCCTATAACCATAAAAGAACAGACTACCATGCCCATAACCTTGAAAGAATAG
- the LOC137636407 gene encoding apical junction molecule-like, translating to MHITMKEQTTMPITMKEETTIPLTMKEETTMPITMKEQTTIIDYHAYNHERTDYHAYNHERTDYHAHNHERRHYHAYNHERTDYHAYIHERRDYHAYNHERIDYHANNHERRDYHAYNHERRDFHAYNHKRTDYHAHNLERIDYHAYNHERTDYHAYNHERRVYRAYNHERTDYRAHNHERTDNYAYKHERRDYHAYDHERTDYHAYNHEVRDYHAYNHERKDYHAYNHKRRDYQAYDHERRDYHAYNHEGRDYHAYNHKRRDYHAYDHERRDYRAYNNERTDYHAYNHGRRDYRAHNHERIDYP from the exons ATGCATATAACTATGAAAGAACAGACTACCATGCCTATAACCATGAAAGAAGAGACTACCATACCTTTAACCATGAAAGAAGAGACTACCATGCCTATAACCATGAAAGAACAGACTACCAT AATAGACTACCATGCCTATAACCATGAAAGAACAGACTACCATGCCTATAACCATGAAAGAACAGACTACCATGCCCATAACCATGAAAGAAGACACTACCATGCCTATAACCATGAAAGAACAGACTACCATGCCTATATCCATGAAAGAAGAGACTACCATGCCTATAATCATGAAAGAATAGACTACCATGCCAATAACCATGAAAGAAGAGACTACCATGCCTATAACCATGAAAGAAGAGACTTCCATGCCTATAACCATAAAAGAACAGACTACCATGCCCATAACCTTGAAAGAATAGACTACCATGCCTATAACCATGAAAGAACAGACTACCATGCCTATAACCATGAAAGAAGAGTCTACCGAGCCTATAACCATGAAAGAACAGACTACCGTGCCCATAACCATGAAAGAACAGACAACTATGCCTATAAACATGAAAGAAGAGACTACCATGCCTATGACCATGAAAGAACAGACTACCATGCCTATAATCATGAAGTAAGAGACTACCATGCCTATAACCATGAAAGAAAAGACTACCATGCCTATAATCATAAAAGAAGAGACTACCAAGCCTATGACCATGAAAGAAGAGACTACCATGCCTATAATCATGAAGGAAGAGACTACCATGCCTATAATCATAAAAGAAGAGACTACCATGCCTATGACCATGAAAGAAGAGACTACCGTGCCTATAACAATGAAAGAACAGACTACCATGCCTATAACCATGGCAGAAGAGACTACCGTGCCCATAACCATGAAAGAATAGACTACCCATAA
- the LOC137636408 gene encoding uncharacterized protein: protein MKEEATMRITMKEETTMPITMKEETTMPIIMKEETTMPITMAEETTMPITMKEQTTMPISMKEETTMPITMAEETTMPITMAEETTMPIVMKEETTKPITMKEETTIRITMKEETTIRITMKEETTIRITMKEETTLPITMKEQTAKSNNRTCTVQTECSQSSRVEKPNLKY from the coding sequence atgaaagaAGAGGCTACCATGCGTATAACCATGAAAGAAGAGACTACCATGCCTATAACCATGAAAGAAGAGACTACCATGCCTATAATCATGAAAGAAGAGACTACCATGCCTATAACCATGGCAGAAGAGACTACCATGCCTATAACCATGAAAGAACAGACTACCATGCCTATATCCATGAAAGAAGAGACTACCATGCCTATAACCATGGCAGAAGAGACTACCATGCCTATAACCATGGCAGAAGAGACTACCATGCCTATAGTTATGAAAGAAGAGACTACTAAGCCTATAACTATGAAAGAAGAGACTACCATACGTATAACCATGAAAGAAGAGACTACCATACGTATAACCATGAAAGAAGAGACTACCATACGTATAACCATGAAAGAAGAGACTACCCTGCCTATAACCATGAAAGAACAGACTGCTAAGTCCAACAACAGGACCTGTACTGTACAGACGGAATGTTCACAATCAAGCAGAGTGGAGAAACCAAATTTGAAATATTAG